One Mercenaria mercenaria strain notata chromosome 12, MADL_Memer_1, whole genome shotgun sequence DNA segment encodes these proteins:
- the LOC123534407 gene encoding BTB/POZ domain-containing protein KCTD7-like, which produces MLSKPKQNKIAIMSQDDEDWERHTEHINSFPNIINLNVGGKLFATRLTTLQRFPDSMLAVMFSGRHDVDRDSDNNFFIDRDGTYFHHVLNYLRDDILPPVHCAEEVLKEALYYGIDDLIDILKSSPCLFAEYTVRENIRKRLVCYNYVRDELVRLARLEAEEDEVLISNVRLVTTKNQPIPRDLQFSKQAYKQYYRKFKTYESFEKCYGQYYVHIPAEDVVGHPDEVMNNVAACLHHDLTHIGYKCTQKSEGSYVDHKIRTVTWCDDEFHVCMSCHVFKFDWLSLNST; this is translated from the exons ATGTTGtctaaaccaaaacaaaacaaaattgcaataatgtCTCAAGACGATGAAGACTGGGAAAGGCATACAGAGCATATAAATTCG tttccaAACATTATAAACTTAAATGTAGGAGGTAAATTATTTGCAACAAGATTGACTACCTTACAAAGATTCCCAGATTCTATGTTGGCTGTGATGTTTAGTGGACGCCATGATGTAGACAGGGATAGCGATAACAACTTCTTCATTGATAG AGATGGTACATACTTTCATCACGTTCTGAACTACCTTCGTGATGACATTCTGCCACCAGTCCACTGTGCTGAGGAGGTACTCAAGGAGGCACTGTATTACGGAATTGATGATTTGATTGACATCTTAAAATCTTCTCCGTGTCTTTTTGCAGAATATACTGTGCGTGAAAATATTCGAAAAAGACTTGTTTGTTATAATTACGTTCGAGATGAGCTTGTACGTTTGGCAAGACTTGAAGCCGAGGAGGACGAAGTTCTTATTTCAAATGTTAGACTCGTAACTACTAAAAATCAACCGATACCTAGAGATTTGCAATTTTCAAAGCAAGCATATAAACAATATTAtcgaaaatttaaaacatatgagTCATTTGAAAAGTGTTATGGACAATATTACGTACATATACCAGCGGAGGATGTTGTCGGACATCCTGATGAAGTGATGAATAATGTTGCAGCATGTTTGCATCATGATTTGACACATATTGGGTACAAGTGTACCCAGAAATCAGAAGGTTCTTATGTTGATCATAAGATACGAACTGTTACATGGTGCGACGATGAATTTCATGTGTGTATGAGCTGCCATGTGTTCAAATTTGACTGGTTGAGTTTAAATTCTACGTAA